The DNA segment AGGCTATGGCAGACGGATAAAAAGTTTTATTTTCTTAATTTTATTGATAATAACGAGGATTTTCGGATGAACTCCCATGAACCGAGGGTTCACAAAGGGGCATGAAAGTCAGCGGGACAGGAATGTCCAGCCTATCCTCATAGAAATGGATAGGCGAGGTTTTCTTACCCCGCCGGAGGTATTTTCCAATGAAGCAGGAATTATCCCAAAATAATATCAAGATATTCAATCACTTTACCCATGAATATGACGAATGGTTTGATATTAACCGGTTTGCCTATCTCTCTGAAATTGAGGCAGTGCGAAGGTTTCTCCCATGTACAGGCATTGGAATAGAAATAGGGGGCGGTACCGGACGTTTTTCAGAACCCCTCGGAGTAAAAATAGTAGTCGAGCCTGCTGGTGGTATGACACAGGTTGCGAAATTGCGTGGACTTGAAGTAATCAGGGCAATAGCAGAACAATTGCCTTTTGCTGATAGCTCAATTGATTATGCCTTGATGGTCAATGTTATCTGTTTTTTAAGCGACCCCCTTACTGCATTGAATGAAGTGAGGAGAATTTTGAAACCGGATGGATGCATTATAATCGCCATTATTGACAAAGAATCTCAACTTGGCAGAAAATATGAGCATAGTAAGGGGGCACATAAGTTTTATTCACAAGCGATATTTTATTCTACTCAGCAGGTAAAAGAATTCCTGAATACTCTTAATTTTCAAAACATTCAGATCTGTCAGACGATCTTTAATGATGTAAACAATATGGATAAACCCGACCCTGTCCTTGAAGGATTTGGAAGTGGTGGGTTCGTAGTTTTATCCGGGATAAAGGGCTAATGTTCCACGTGGAACAATGAACCTACGATTTGTCTCGATACCGTTGTTAGAAATAAAAATCCCCCATCTGGTATTTGTACTCCTGATGAGGGCGTATTGGGTTCTAAACATCCCCTAAAAGCTCAGTTGTTGGATTACAACAAAATCTGTCCACCGGTTATCATACCTATTGCTAAAACCAGCGTTATTACTGCGTGGATTATTAAAGCCTTTTTTTCATCTCTTTCCATTGTATTTAACACCTCCTTTCATTTTCCTCTTTATTTGGTTAGTACCTTTGTTATTTTCTTTATGAATAGATTATATCTATCCGTGATTAATAGAAAGTTAAAACCAACTTAGGTAATTGCAGTTTACTTCCATTCATTAGTATATTATGTTACAATCTTTGAAATTATCTTTTTGGAGTAATGTAACTTATTGATATTATGGGTAAAATCATTTCAATAACCAATCAGAAGGGCGGCGTCGGCAAGACTACTACAGCCATAAACATGGCCGCTTCTCTTGCTGCGGCTGAAAAGGATGTTCTCTTAATTGATTTTGACCCCCAGGGTAATGCATCAAGCGGCTGTGGGATTGATAAAACATCAATTAATGGATCTATATATGATGCAATTATTGGTGAAAAAGATTTAAGAGATACTATTGTACCGACTGAGCTTAAATATTTTAAGGTTGTTCCTGCAGGTATTGACCTTATTGGTGCTGAAATTGAACTTATTGATGCGGAAAAGCGGGAATTTTCCTTACAAAGGGCTATTGAGCCATTAAAAAAGGACTTCAGTTATATTATCGTGGACTGCCCCCCTTCACTGGGCCTACTGACTGTAAATGCACTTACTGCGGCTGATTCTGTAATTATAC comes from the Nitrospirota bacterium genome and includes:
- a CDS encoding ParA family protein produces the protein MGKIISITNQKGGVGKTTTAINMAASLAAAEKDVLLIDFDPQGNASSGCGIDKTSINGSIYDAIIGEKDLRDTIVPTELKYFKVVPAGIDLIGAEIELIDAEKREFSLQRAIEPLKKDFSYIIVDCPPSLGLLTVNALTAADSVIIPVQCEFFAMEGLSQILKTIGLVQKSFNRELSIEGILLTMFDSRNNLAHQVAEEIKGHFKDTVFKSVIPRNVALGEAPSHGKPIILYNINSKGAQSYLDLALEVIKNDKKGIG
- a CDS encoding class I SAM-dependent methyltransferase, whose product is MKQELSQNNIKIFNHFTHEYDEWFDINRFAYLSEIEAVRRFLPCTGIGIEIGGGTGRFSEPLGVKIVVEPAGGMTQVAKLRGLEVIRAIAEQLPFADSSIDYALMVNVICFLSDPLTALNEVRRILKPDGCIIIAIIDKESQLGRKYEHSKGAHKFYSQAIFYSTQQVKEFLNTLNFQNIQICQTIFNDVNNMDKPDPVLEGFGSGGFVVLSGIKG